One Microbacterium esteraromaticum genomic window carries:
- a CDS encoding ATP-dependent Clp protease proteolytic subunit — protein sequence MYTPTFRAAGNLPSSRYILPQFEERTAYGFKRQDPYNKLFEDRVIFLGVQVDDASADDVMAQLLVLESQDAERDITMYINSPGGSFTAMTAIYDTMQYVAPHIQTVVLGQAASAASVLLAAGAPGKRLALPNARVLMHQPAMGEAGHGQASDIEIQAAEILRMRTWLEETMARHTGRPVDQINRDIDRDKILSANEALEYGIVDQVLTSRKRG from the coding sequence ATGTACACACCCACGTTCCGCGCCGCCGGCAACCTGCCCTCGAGCCGCTACATCCTCCCGCAGTTCGAGGAGCGCACGGCCTACGGCTTCAAGCGTCAGGACCCGTACAACAAGCTGTTCGAAGACCGCGTGATCTTCCTCGGCGTGCAGGTCGACGACGCCTCGGCGGATGACGTCATGGCGCAGCTGCTCGTTCTCGAGAGCCAGGACGCCGAGCGCGACATCACCATGTACATCAACTCGCCCGGCGGCTCGTTCACGGCGATGACGGCGATCTACGACACCATGCAGTACGTCGCGCCGCACATCCAGACGGTCGTGCTCGGACAGGCCGCATCCGCGGCATCCGTCCTGCTCGCGGCCGGCGCCCCCGGCAAGCGCCTCGCGCTGCCGAACGCCCGTGTGCTGATGCACCAGCCGGCGATGGGCGAGGCCGGCCACGGACAGGCATCCGACATCGAGATCCAGGCAGCCGAGATCCTTCGCATGCGCACCTGGCTGGAAGAGACCATGGCACGCCACACCGGCAGGCCCGTCGATCAGATCAACCGCGACATCGACCGCGACAAGATCCTCTCGGCGAACGAGGCACTCGAGTACGGCATCGTCGACCAGGTGCTCACCTCGCGCAAGCGAGGCTGA
- the rapZ gene encoding RNase adapter RapZ, with translation MAAAEEGEFLIVTGMSGAGRTTAANALEDLGWYVVDNLPPQILRPLLELTDMGAGNLPKIAAVVDVRGRGLFDELPEVYRALRARGGVKVLYLDASDDVLVRRYESVRRPHPLQGDGTLLDGIRAERARLATIREAADLLIDTSSLNIHQLAMQVSEMFSEEGAARHRLTILSFGFKYGLPTDVDLVADMRFLPNPFWNEDLRDLSGRDEAVRDYVLGLPGSAQFLDSYAEALRPVLEGYQRENKSHSTVAIGCTGGKHRSVAMSEELARRLADAPGVAINVRHRDLGRE, from the coding sequence ATGGCGGCCGCAGAAGAGGGCGAGTTCCTGATCGTCACCGGGATGTCGGGAGCCGGGCGCACGACCGCTGCGAACGCGCTCGAGGACCTCGGATGGTACGTGGTCGACAACCTCCCGCCGCAGATCCTCCGCCCGCTGCTCGAGCTCACCGACATGGGAGCGGGGAACCTGCCCAAGATCGCGGCCGTCGTCGACGTCCGCGGGCGTGGACTGTTCGACGAGCTCCCTGAGGTCTACCGTGCGCTGCGCGCCCGCGGCGGGGTGAAGGTGCTCTATCTCGACGCCTCCGACGACGTCCTCGTGCGGCGCTACGAATCGGTGCGCCGACCGCACCCGCTGCAGGGCGACGGCACGCTCCTCGACGGCATCCGCGCCGAGCGTGCCCGACTGGCCACGATCCGCGAGGCGGCCGACCTGCTCATCGACACCTCGTCACTGAACATCCACCAGCTGGCGATGCAGGTCTCCGAGATGTTCTCCGAGGAGGGGGCGGCGCGCCACCGCCTCACCATCCTGAGCTTCGGATTCAAGTACGGCCTGCCCACCGACGTAGACCTGGTCGCCGACATGAGGTTCCTGCCGAATCCGTTCTGGAACGAGGATCTCCGCGATCTCAGCGGCCGCGACGAGGCGGTGCGCGACTACGTGCTCGGCCTCCCCGGCTCGGCGCAGTTCCTGGATTCCTATGCCGAGGCGCTGCGTCCGGTGCTCGAGGGCTACCAGCGCGAGAACAAGAGCCACTCCACGGTCGCAATCGGATGCACGGGCGGCAAGCACCGCTCGGTGGCCATGAGCGAGGAGCTCGCCAGGCGTCTGGCCGACGCTCCCGGCGTCGCGATCAACGTGCGTCATCGGGATCTCGGCCGGGAGTGA
- the secG gene encoding preprotein translocase subunit SecG — protein sequence MQVLEFVLQVLTGITSVLLTLLILLHKGRGGGLSDMFGGGMSAAVGSSGLAERNLNRFTIVLALVWFISIVALGLITKFQVI from the coding sequence GTGCAGGTTCTCGAGTTCGTTCTGCAGGTGCTCACTGGCATCACCAGTGTGCTGCTGACGCTCCTCATTCTTCTCCACAAGGGCCGCGGTGGCGGCCTCTCCGACATGTTCGGCGGCGGCATGTCCGCTGCGGTGGGCTCTTCGGGCCTCGCCGAGCGCAACCTGAACCGATTCACGATCGTGCTCGCGCTGGTCTGGTTCATCTCGATCGTCGCGCTCGGTCTCATCACGAAGTTCCAGGTGATCTGA
- a CDS encoding ATP-dependent Clp protease proteolytic subunit → MSPVDSKHRNTETGADMAEPLMATSVFDRLLKDRIIWLGSEVRDENANEICAKILLLAAEDSEKDIYLYINSPGGSITAGMAIYDTMQFVPNDIVTVGIGMAASMGQLLLTSGTKGKRYITPNARVLLHQPHGGFGGTASDIQTQAQLILSMKRRLAEITAAQTGKTVEQINADGDRDRWFTADEALEYGFVDHIREHASDVHGGGGTGADK, encoded by the coding sequence TTGTCGCCGGTAGATTCGAAACACCGAAACACGGAAACAGGAGCTGACATGGCTGAACCCCTGATGGCGACGAGCGTCTTCGACAGGCTGCTCAAGGACCGCATCATCTGGCTGGGCTCTGAGGTGCGCGATGAGAACGCGAACGAGATCTGCGCGAAGATCCTCCTTCTCGCCGCCGAGGACTCTGAGAAGGACATCTACCTCTACATCAACTCGCCCGGTGGCTCGATCACCGCAGGCATGGCCATCTACGACACCATGCAGTTCGTGCCCAACGACATCGTGACGGTCGGCATCGGCATGGCCGCGTCGATGGGCCAGCTGCTGCTCACCAGCGGCACCAAGGGCAAGCGCTACATCACTCCGAATGCCCGCGTGCTGCTGCACCAGCCGCACGGCGGATTCGGCGGCACGGCGAGCGACATCCAGACCCAGGCTCAGCTGATCCTGTCGATGAAGCGACGCCTCGCCGAGATCACGGCAGCCCAGACCGGCAAGACGGTCGAGCAGATCAACGCCGACGGCGACCGCGACCGCTGGTTCACCGCCGACGAGGCGCTCGAGTACGGATTCGTCGACCACATCCGCGAGCACGCCAGTGACGTGCACGGCGGCGGCGGCACCGGCGCGGACAAGTAA
- the tpiA gene encoding triose-phosphate isomerase: MGVNPVTSAKNRRTPLIAGNWKMNLDHLQAVATVQKLHWTLKDAGHEGDSVEVAVFPPFTDIRSVQTLIDADKIPFALGAQDLSAHDSGAYTGEVSGAFLSKLNVGYAIIGHSERREYHREDDAVVNAKVKAALKHGLVPVICVGETAEDLERFGASAVPAGQLEKALDGVPASADIVVAYEPVWAIGSGQAATPAQAQDVCAALRGVLAKTLDEDAAARTRVLYGGSVKSGNIASFMREPDVDGALVGGASLVVDEFAAIVRFQKHVGV; this comes from the coding sequence ATGGGAGTGAACCCTGTGACCAGCGCGAAGAACCGCCGTACCCCGCTCATCGCCGGCAACTGGAAGATGAACCTCGATCACCTGCAGGCCGTAGCCACGGTGCAGAAGCTGCACTGGACGCTGAAGGACGCAGGGCACGAGGGCGATTCGGTCGAGGTGGCGGTCTTCCCGCCCTTCACCGACATCCGCAGCGTGCAGACGCTCATCGACGCGGACAAGATCCCGTTCGCCCTGGGCGCTCAGGATCTGTCGGCACACGACTCCGGCGCGTACACCGGCGAGGTCTCCGGTGCGTTCCTGTCGAAGCTGAACGTCGGCTACGCCATCATCGGCCACTCCGAGCGTCGCGAGTACCACCGTGAGGACGACGCCGTCGTCAATGCGAAGGTCAAGGCAGCGCTGAAGCACGGGCTCGTGCCCGTGATCTGTGTGGGGGAGACCGCGGAGGACCTCGAGCGGTTCGGCGCCAGTGCAGTGCCCGCGGGGCAGCTCGAGAAGGCTCTCGACGGGGTGCCCGCGTCCGCGGACATCGTCGTGGCCTATGAGCCCGTGTGGGCGATCGGCTCGGGTCAGGCGGCGACGCCTGCTCAGGCGCAGGATGTCTGCGCAGCCCTGCGCGGGGTTCTCGCGAAGACCCTCGACGAGGACGCCGCCGCGCGCACCCGCGTGCTGTACGGCGGATCGGTCAAGTCGGGCAACATCGCGAGCTTCATGCGCGAGCCCGACGTCGACGGCGCTCTGGTCGGAGGTGCGAGCCTGGTCGTGGACGAATTCGCGGCGATCGTGCGCTTCCAGAAGCACGTCGGCGTGTGA
- the whiA gene encoding DNA-binding protein WhiA — protein sequence MALTTDVKAELVSVRNAPPTVRVAEVTTILRFAGGLHSIAGRVAVEAEVDAELLARRVSRDLAEIYGVRPEIAQVKASVANSAGAGSGARWAVRVIAAGETLARQTGLLDARRRPVRGLPNRLTTGSPEELAGIWRGAFLASGSLSEPGRSAMLEVACPSGEAAMALVGAAHRLGVAAKAREVRGLPRVVVREGEAIRAILTAMGARRTAVAWEEMRQRREVRAGVNRLVNFDDANLRRSAQAAVAACARVERALEILGDDVPEHLRTAGSLRLAHRDASLDELGHHADPPLTKDAVAGRIRRLLAMADKRAQQEGIPGTEAAVPAGLDG from the coding sequence GTGGCACTAACCACCGACGTCAAGGCCGAGCTCGTCAGCGTGCGCAACGCACCCCCGACGGTGCGTGTCGCTGAAGTGACGACGATCCTGCGCTTCGCGGGTGGTCTGCACTCCATCGCCGGTCGCGTCGCGGTCGAGGCCGAAGTGGATGCCGAGCTGCTGGCTCGTCGTGTGAGCCGCGATCTCGCGGAGATCTACGGCGTGCGTCCGGAGATCGCGCAGGTCAAGGCCAGCGTCGCGAACTCCGCCGGTGCCGGCAGCGGTGCCCGCTGGGCCGTCCGCGTCATCGCGGCGGGGGAGACCCTGGCCCGCCAGACCGGTCTGCTCGACGCGCGTCGTCGGCCCGTTCGCGGCCTGCCGAACCGGCTCACCACAGGATCCCCCGAGGAGCTCGCAGGCATCTGGCGCGGCGCATTCCTGGCATCCGGTTCCCTCAGCGAGCCTGGCCGATCAGCCATGCTGGAGGTCGCCTGCCCGTCGGGCGAGGCCGCCATGGCGCTCGTGGGCGCCGCGCACCGCCTCGGTGTCGCGGCGAAGGCGCGCGAGGTACGCGGCCTGCCGCGCGTGGTCGTGCGCGAAGGGGAGGCCATCCGCGCCATCCTCACCGCGATGGGTGCCCGCCGCACCGCCGTCGCGTGGGAGGAGATGCGCCAGCGCCGCGAGGTGCGCGCCGGAGTGAACCGCCTCGTCAACTTCGACGACGCGAACCTCCGCCGCTCGGCTCAGGCCGCCGTCGCCGCATGCGCGCGCGTGGAGCGCGCCCTGGAGATCCTCGGCGACGACGTGCCTGAGCACCTGCGCACCGCGGGCAGCCTTCGACTCGCGCACCGAGACGCCAGCCTCGACGAGCTCGGCCACCACGCCGACCCGCCGCTCACCAAGGATGCCGTCGCCGGCCGCATCCGCCGTCTCCTCGCGATGGCCGACAAGCGGGCTCAGCAGGAGGGCATCCCCGGCACCGAGGCGGCCGTTCCGGCCGGCCTGGACGGCTGA
- the gap gene encoding type I glyceraldehyde-3-phosphate dehydrogenase has translation MSVKIGINGFGRIGRNFLRAALAQNADLEIVAVNDLTDNAALAHLLKYDSVGGPLGVEVTHEGDVITVGGKAIKVFEERDPAALPWGELGVDIVIESTGRFTKAADAAKHIAGGAKKVIISAPGTDVDGTFVVGVNEDTYDPATMNVISNASCTTNCLAPLAKVFNDKFGIERGFMMTAHAYTADQNLQDGPHSDLRRARAAAINIVPASTGAAKAIGLVLPELNGKLSGSSYRVPVPTGSIVDLTIIAERDDLTVEEINAAYREAAAEGRLQGILEYTEDPIVSSDIQLNAHSSIFDSELTNVSGNLVKVSSWYDNEWGYSNRLVDLTEYVAERL, from the coding sequence GTGTCTGTCAAGATCGGTATCAACGGCTTCGGTCGTATCGGACGTAACTTCCTCCGCGCAGCTCTCGCGCAGAACGCTGACCTCGAGATCGTGGCGGTCAACGACCTCACCGACAACGCCGCTCTGGCACACCTCCTGAAGTACGACTCCGTCGGCGGCCCGCTCGGTGTCGAGGTCACGCACGAGGGCGACGTCATCACCGTCGGCGGCAAGGCCATCAAGGTCTTCGAGGAGCGCGACCCCGCAGCCCTGCCGTGGGGCGAGCTCGGCGTCGACATCGTCATCGAGTCGACCGGTCGCTTCACCAAGGCCGCGGACGCTGCAAAGCACATCGCCGGCGGCGCGAAGAAGGTCATCATCTCGGCGCCGGGCACCGACGTCGACGGCACCTTCGTGGTGGGCGTGAACGAGGACACCTACGACCCCGCCACCATGAACGTCATCTCGAACGCCTCCTGCACCACGAACTGCCTGGCCCCGCTCGCGAAGGTCTTCAACGACAAGTTCGGCATCGAGCGCGGCTTCATGATGACGGCCCACGCCTACACCGCCGACCAGAACCTGCAGGACGGCCCGCACAGCGACCTGCGCCGTGCCCGTGCCGCCGCGATCAACATCGTCCCCGCCTCGACCGGCGCCGCCAAGGCCATCGGCCTCGTGCTGCCCGAGCTCAACGGCAAGCTCAGCGGCTCGTCGTACCGCGTCCCGGTCCCCACCGGCTCCATCGTCGACCTCACGATCATCGCCGAGCGCGACGACCTGACCGTCGAGGAGATCAACGCCGCGTACCGCGAGGCCGCAGCCGAGGGTCGTCTGCAGGGCATCCTGGAGTACACCGAGGACCCGATCGTCTCCAGCGACATCCAGCTGAACGCGCACTCCTCGATCTTCGACTCCGAGCTGACCAACGTCAGCGGCAACCTCGTCAAGGTCTCGAGCTGGTACGACAACGAGTGGGGCTACTCCAACCGTCTCGTCGACCTCACCGAGTACGTCGCCGAGCGTCTCTGA
- a CDS encoding superoxide dismutase, giving the protein MATYTLPDLPYDFAALEPHISGKIMELHHDKHHAAYVAGANAALDGLAEARESGNLANVNKLEKDLAFNLGGHVNHSIFWTNLSPEGGGQPEGELKAAIDEFFGSFEKFQAHFAAAAAGIQGSGWAVLSWDPIGARLIIQQLFDQQANTAQGTVPLFQLDMWEHAFYLDYLNVKADYIKAAWNIANWQNVASRFEIAREKTSGLLVLS; this is encoded by the coding sequence ATGGCGACCTACACGCTCCCCGACCTTCCCTACGACTTCGCGGCTCTGGAACCGCACATCAGCGGCAAGATCATGGAACTGCACCATGACAAGCACCACGCCGCCTACGTCGCCGGCGCCAACGCGGCGCTGGACGGCCTCGCCGAGGCTCGCGAGAGCGGCAACCTCGCGAACGTGAACAAGCTCGAGAAGGACCTCGCGTTCAACCTCGGCGGACACGTCAACCACTCCATCTTCTGGACCAACCTGTCGCCCGAGGGCGGCGGACAGCCCGAGGGCGAGCTCAAGGCCGCCATCGACGAGTTCTTCGGCTCGTTCGAGAAGTTCCAGGCGCACTTCGCCGCCGCGGCCGCCGGCATCCAGGGCTCGGGCTGGGCCGTGCTCAGCTGGGATCCGATCGGCGCACGCCTGATCATCCAGCAGCTGTTCGACCAGCAGGCGAACACCGCGCAGGGCACCGTTCCGCTCTTCCAGCTCGACATGTGGGAGCACGCCTTCTACCTCGACTACCTCAACGTGAAGGCCGATTACATCAAGGCCGCGTGGAACATCGCCAACTGGCAGAACGTCGCGTCACGCTTCGAAATCGCGCGCGAGAAGACCTCCGGTCTGCTGGTACTGTCGTAA
- a CDS encoding tetratricopeptide repeat protein, translated as MDQVPEEWQSRIDAVWEDDALDDGERIARIDELAAELDAGHPVALFERAGARDSAGEEEAAEPLYRSALDAGLDPVRRTRAIIQLASTIRNLGRVDESLALLADEYERTRGAAMADEAAAFYALALVSSGDATRGASIALTALAPHLSRYTRSVTGYAAELLNPRSV; from the coding sequence ATGGATCAGGTACCCGAAGAGTGGCAGTCGCGCATCGACGCGGTGTGGGAGGACGATGCGCTGGACGACGGGGAGCGCATAGCCCGGATCGACGAGCTCGCCGCGGAGCTCGACGCAGGGCATCCGGTCGCGCTGTTCGAACGCGCCGGTGCGCGTGACAGCGCGGGGGAGGAGGAGGCGGCCGAGCCGCTGTACCGATCAGCGCTCGATGCCGGACTCGACCCCGTGCGGCGCACGCGGGCGATCATCCAGCTCGCCAGCACGATCCGCAATCTGGGCAGGGTCGACGAGTCTCTCGCGCTGCTGGCCGACGAGTACGAGCGCACCCGCGGGGCGGCGATGGCCGACGAGGCCGCGGCCTTCTATGCGCTCGCGCTCGTCTCATCCGGCGACGCGACGCGCGGTGCATCCATCGCGTTGACCGCGCTCGCTCCGCACCTGAGCCGCTACACGCGATCCGTCACGGGATATGCGGCCGAGCTGCTGAACCCGAGGAGCGTCTGA
- a CDS encoding RNA polymerase-binding protein RbpA, which yields MATGGNAIRGTRVGSGPMGEQDHGYHADRIAVSYWDGLGNETVRYFAAGLPDEEIPEIIDHPQSGLPAGRDRENPPALAKAEPYKTHLAYVKERRTDAEAEQLLEDALTQLRERRGGS from the coding sequence ATGGCGACCGGAGGAAACGCGATCCGCGGCACGCGTGTCGGCTCGGGCCCGATGGGCGAGCAGGACCACGGCTACCACGCCGACCGCATCGCCGTGTCGTACTGGGATGGTCTGGGCAACGAGACCGTCCGCTACTTCGCGGCAGGGCTCCCCGACGAGGAGATCCCCGAGATCATCGACCACCCGCAGAGCGGTCTTCCGGCCGGTCGCGACCGCGAGAACCCGCCGGCTCTCGCCAAGGCGGAGCCGTACAAGACGCATCTCGCGTACGTGAAGGAGCGCCGCACCGACGCAGAGGCCGAGCAGCTTCTGGAGGACGCCCTCACCCAGCTGCGCGAGCGTCGCGGCGGCAGCTGA
- a CDS encoding phosphoglycerate kinase encodes MALRTLESLGSLAGKRVIVRCDLNVPLRDGVITDDGRVRASLPTLKALADAGARVVVCSHLGRPDGAPDPQYSLEPVAQRLSELLDAPVAFAADTVGDSARDIVAGLEDGGIAVLENLRFNAGETSKDDAARRDFAAQLAELGDAMVSDGFGVVHRKQASVYDLAELLPSAAGLLIAAELDVLDRLTENPQRPYTVVLGGSKVSDKLGVISHLLPRVDRLLIGGGMLFTFLAAEGHAVASSLLEKDQLDTVRGYIAEATQRGVELVLPTDVVVASGFAADADHEVVAADAIEQSSFGASGIGLDIGPDTAAAFADAVRSSATVFWNGPMGVFEFAAFAAGTKAVAQALTEVDGLGVVGGGDSAAAVRQLGFSDDQFGHISTGGGASLEFLEGKKLPGLTVLGWE; translated from the coding sequence ATGGCGCTGCGCACTCTCGAGTCTCTGGGGTCCCTGGCAGGCAAGCGGGTCATCGTCCGCTGCGACCTGAACGTTCCGCTGCGCGACGGCGTCATCACCGACGACGGTCGCGTGCGGGCCTCGCTGCCGACGCTCAAGGCCCTCGCCGATGCCGGCGCACGCGTCGTCGTGTGCTCGCACCTGGGACGCCCTGACGGCGCCCCTGACCCCCAGTACAGCCTCGAGCCGGTCGCGCAGCGACTGTCGGAGCTGCTCGACGCGCCCGTCGCCTTCGCGGCGGACACCGTCGGCGACTCCGCACGGGACATCGTCGCGGGTCTCGAGGACGGCGGGATCGCCGTCCTCGAGAACCTGCGCTTCAACGCCGGAGAGACCTCGAAGGACGACGCGGCCCGCCGCGACTTCGCCGCGCAGCTCGCCGAGCTGGGCGACGCGATGGTGTCGGACGGGTTCGGCGTCGTGCATCGCAAGCAGGCCAGCGTGTACGACCTTGCCGAGCTGCTGCCCTCCGCCGCAGGGCTGCTGATCGCCGCAGAGCTCGACGTGCTCGACCGGCTGACCGAGAACCCGCAGCGTCCCTACACCGTGGTGCTCGGCGGATCGAAGGTCAGCGACAAGCTCGGCGTGATCTCGCACCTGCTGCCGCGGGTGGACCGCCTGCTCATCGGCGGCGGCATGCTCTTCACCTTCCTGGCGGCTGAGGGCCACGCCGTGGCATCCAGCCTTCTCGAGAAGGATCAGCTCGACACCGTCCGCGGCTACATCGCCGAGGCGACGCAGCGCGGGGTCGAGCTCGTGCTGCCGACGGACGTCGTCGTCGCCTCCGGGTTCGCGGCTGACGCCGACCACGAGGTCGTCGCGGCGGATGCCATCGAGCAGAGCTCGTTCGGAGCATCCGGTATCGGCCTGGACATCGGCCCCGACACGGCCGCCGCGTTCGCCGACGCCGTGCGCTCCTCGGCGACGGTCTTCTGGAACGGGCCCATGGGCGTGTTCGAGTTCGCGGCGTTCGCCGCCGGCACCAAGGCCGTCGCACAGGCGCTCACCGAGGTCGACGGCCTCGGCGTCGTCGGCGGCGGCGACTCCGCAGCCGCCGTGCGTCAGCTCGGATTCTCGGACGACCAGTTCGGCCACATCTCGACGGGCGGAGGAGCAAGCCTCGAATTCCTCGAGGGCAAGAAGCTACCGGGCCTGACGGTCCTCGGATGGGAGTGA
- the tig gene encoding trigger factor translates to MANSTVEKLSPTRVKLTITVTPEDLKPSIAHAYEHIAQDVQIPGFRKGKVPAPIIDQRVGRGAVIEHAVNEALDGFFREAAAEHNVRMVGRPAADITQWPNEKDFSGDLLVDIEVDVRPEIELPELSDITLTVDAVEADEAAIDAELDSLRARFGTLIPVDRPAAKGDFVELDLVATIDGAEIDRADGVSYEIGSGELLEGIDEALDSLTAGEETTFRSALVGGDHAGEQAEVSVALKAVKERELPEADDDFAQMSSEFDTVAELRASLAERVAQQGVFTQGAAARDQLIEKLLEQVDIPVPAQLIEDEVHAHLENENRLEDDEHRAEVAEASEKQFRTQVLLDTIAESANVQVSQEELSQYLIQSAAQYGMAPQEFVEALQGAGQLPALVGEVARNKALAATLGKVNIVDSNGAKVDLSEFIGDAEDEDAAEAEEAPAAEEKPKKAPAKKAPAKKKAPAEKDAADEAEAEKPAAKRRTERAERDEVKAPAKKAPAKKAAAKDEADKAE, encoded by the coding sequence ATGGCCAACAGCACCGTCGAGAAGCTGTCCCCGACCCGGGTCAAGCTCACCATCACGGTCACCCCTGAGGACCTCAAGCCCAGCATCGCGCACGCCTACGAGCACATCGCTCAGGACGTCCAGATCCCCGGCTTCCGCAAGGGCAAGGTCCCCGCTCCGATCATCGACCAGCGCGTCGGCCGCGGCGCCGTCATCGAGCACGCGGTGAACGAGGCGCTCGACGGCTTCTTCCGCGAGGCCGCCGCCGAGCACAACGTCCGCATGGTCGGACGCCCGGCCGCCGACATCACGCAGTGGCCGAACGAGAAGGACTTCTCGGGTGACCTGCTCGTCGACATCGAGGTCGACGTGCGTCCCGAGATCGAGCTCCCCGAGCTCTCGGACATCACCCTCACCGTCGACGCAGTCGAGGCGGACGAGGCCGCGATCGACGCAGAGCTCGACAGCCTGCGCGCACGCTTCGGCACCCTGATCCCCGTCGACCGTCCCGCCGCCAAGGGCGACTTCGTCGAGCTCGACCTCGTCGCGACGATCGACGGTGCCGAGATCGACCGCGCCGACGGCGTGTCGTACGAGATCGGCTCGGGCGAGCTGCTCGAGGGCATCGACGAAGCGCTCGACTCCCTCACCGCCGGCGAGGAGACCACCTTCCGCTCGGCCCTCGTGGGTGGCGACCACGCCGGCGAGCAGGCTGAGGTCTCGGTCGCGCTCAAGGCCGTCAAGGAGCGCGAGCTGCCCGAGGCCGACGACGACTTCGCGCAGATGTCGTCTGAGTTCGACACCGTCGCCGAGCTGCGTGCGAGCCTCGCCGAGCGCGTCGCTCAGCAGGGCGTGTTCACCCAGGGTGCCGCCGCTCGCGACCAGCTGATCGAGAAGCTGCTCGAGCAGGTCGACATCCCCGTCCCCGCTCAGCTCATCGAGGACGAGGTGCACGCGCACCTCGAGAACGAGAACCGCCTCGAGGACGACGAGCACCGGGCCGAGGTCGCCGAAGCCAGCGAGAAGCAGTTCCGCACGCAGGTCCTGCTCGACACGATCGCCGAGAGCGCGAACGTGCAGGTGTCGCAGGAGGAGCTCAGCCAGTACCTGATCCAGTCGGCCGCCCAGTACGGCATGGCTCCGCAGGAGTTCGTCGAGGCGCTGCAGGGTGCGGGCCAGCTGCCCGCCCTCGTCGGCGAGGTCGCGCGCAACAAGGCTCTCGCCGCCACGCTCGGCAAGGTGAACATCGTCGACAGCAACGGCGCCAAGGTCGACCTGTCGGAGTTCATCGGCGACGCCGAGGACGAGGACGCCGCTGAGGCCGAGGAGGCCCCGGCCGCCGAGGAGAAGCCCAAGAAGGCTCCGGCCAAGAAGGCTCCGGCCAAGAAGAAGGCTCCCGCCGAGAAGGACGCCGCCGACGAGGCGGAGGCCGAGAAGCCCGCCGCGAAGCGCCGCACTGAGCGAGCGGAGCGAGACGAAGTGAAGGCTCCGGCCAAGAAGGCTCCGGCCAAGAAGGCTGCGGCCAAGGACGAGGCCGACAAGGCCGAGTGA